One window of Desulfarculus baarsii DSM 2075 genomic DNA carries:
- a CDS encoding Lon protease family protein, with protein MKDAFPLKLRPEQLRRTFDPARAPFETSHDARECVSDVLGQRRAKEALELGLAIRDMDFHVYVAGPQRTGKTYLVRSFVEKYAAEKPVPADWVYVHNFRQPEKPSCLSFPPGGGRVFAKEMEALVQNAQTKLPAIFEGEEYNRQREEIVAQFKRLRAEAFQDLDKIAREQGYVLRFEPSGIMVAPADDDGEPLPEQTIREMSDEQREELRRKSDYIQQRVAEALRVVAAHEKTVGEAMANLDRELVLHAVGHLFEELFDKYAEQRAVLVYLERVREDVVDNYKRFIKKDEPQLPFMAAAPSEPMEYRVNVFVDNSETQGAPVILETNPTYPNLFGRIERQAQFGALVTDYTMLTPGALHKANGGYLVLPIRELLAYWLPWDGLKRALRERKALIEDVMDQLGYMVTRSLQPEAIPLDLKVVLVGEAEIFQMLHVHDNQFAKFFKIKAEMAEHMDWADEEEAQFISQVCRLARQRNLPPLHRTAVARLIELASELAGDRERLTLRLAEVDDVLVEAGHLARAAGRIDVMGDDVTAAVSARRRRSSMIDERLQEAITRGFINVETGGAAVGQINGLAVYSTGDYAFGKPSRITATVGLGREGVVALDRESKLSGPFHTKGVLILEGLLRSRFAADMPLSLRASLVFEQSYSMIDGDSASLAETLALLSRLAGLPLRQDLAVTGSVSQLGQVQAIGGVNQKIEGFFRVCQAQGLSGSQGVVIPAANLKNLMLHPDVVAAADEGRFHVFAVETVDQALELFTGKPAGSPGKTGKYPRGSVNYLVRKELERLLALARLLGKDDDAGKKAE; from the coding sequence ATGAAAGACGCCTTTCCCCTGAAGCTCCGGCCCGAACAGCTCAGACGAACCTTCGACCCGGCCAGGGCGCCATTTGAAACCAGCCACGACGCGCGGGAATGCGTAAGCGACGTGCTGGGCCAACGCCGCGCCAAGGAGGCCCTGGAACTGGGCCTGGCCATCCGCGACATGGACTTCCACGTCTACGTGGCCGGGCCCCAGCGCACGGGCAAGACCTATCTGGTGCGCAGTTTCGTGGAAAAATACGCCGCCGAAAAGCCCGTGCCGGCCGATTGGGTCTACGTGCACAACTTCCGCCAGCCCGAAAAGCCTAGCTGCCTGAGCTTTCCGCCCGGCGGCGGCCGCGTTTTCGCCAAGGAGATGGAAGCCCTGGTGCAAAACGCCCAGACCAAGCTGCCGGCCATCTTTGAGGGCGAGGAATACAACCGCCAACGCGAGGAGATCGTCGCCCAGTTCAAGCGCCTGCGCGCCGAGGCCTTTCAGGATCTGGACAAGATCGCCCGCGAGCAGGGCTACGTGTTGCGCTTCGAGCCCAGCGGCATCATGGTCGCCCCGGCCGACGACGACGGCGAGCCCCTGCCCGAGCAGACCATCCGCGAGATGAGCGACGAACAGCGCGAGGAACTGCGCCGCAAAAGCGACTACATCCAACAGCGCGTGGCCGAGGCCTTGCGGGTGGTGGCCGCCCACGAAAAGACCGTGGGCGAGGCCATGGCCAACCTGGATCGCGAGTTGGTGCTGCACGCGGTGGGCCACCTGTTCGAGGAGCTGTTCGACAAATACGCCGAACAGCGCGCCGTGCTGGTCTACTTGGAGCGCGTGCGCGAGGATGTTGTCGACAACTACAAGCGCTTCATCAAAAAAGACGAGCCCCAACTCCCCTTCATGGCCGCCGCGCCCAGCGAGCCCATGGAGTATCGCGTCAACGTCTTCGTCGACAACTCCGAGACCCAGGGCGCGCCGGTGATCCTGGAGACCAACCCCACCTATCCCAACCTCTTTGGCCGCATCGAGCGCCAGGCCCAGTTCGGCGCGTTGGTCACCGACTACACCATGCTCACCCCCGGGGCCCTGCACAAGGCCAACGGTGGTTATCTGGTGCTGCCCATCCGTGAGTTGCTGGCCTATTGGCTGCCCTGGGACGGCCTGAAGCGGGCCCTGCGCGAGCGCAAGGCGCTGATCGAGGACGTCATGGACCAACTGGGCTACATGGTCACCCGCTCCTTGCAGCCCGAGGCCATTCCCCTGGATCTGAAGGTGGTGCTGGTTGGCGAGGCCGAGATCTTCCAGATGCTCCACGTCCACGACAACCAGTTCGCCAAGTTTTTCAAGATCAAGGCCGAGATGGCCGAGCACATGGATTGGGCCGACGAGGAAGAAGCCCAGTTCATCTCGCAGGTCTGCCGCCTGGCCCGCCAGCGCAACCTGCCGCCCCTGCATCGCACGGCCGTGGCCCGCCTGATCGAGCTGGCCAGCGAATTGGCCGGCGACCGCGAGCGCCTGACCTTGCGCCTGGCCGAGGTCGACGACGTGCTGGTCGAGGCCGGCCACCTGGCCCGCGCCGCCGGGCGCATCGACGTCATGGGCGATGACGTCACGGCCGCCGTCAGCGCGCGCCGCCGGCGTTCGTCGATGATCGACGAGCGCCTGCAAGAGGCCATCACCCGCGGCTTCATCAACGTCGAGACCGGGGGCGCGGCCGTGGGCCAGATCAACGGCCTGGCCGTCTACAGCACCGGCGACTACGCCTTTGGCAAGCCCAGCCGCATCACCGCCACCGTGGGCCTGGGCCGGGAGGGCGTGGTGGCCCTCGACCGCGAAAGCAAGCTCAGCGGGCCGTTCCACACCAAGGGCGTGCTGATTCTGGAAGGCCTGCTGCGTAGCCGTTTCGCCGCCGACATGCCCCTGAGCCTGCGGGCCAGCCTGGTTTTCGAACAGAGCTATTCGATGATCGACGGCGATTCGGCGTCCCTGGCCGAGACCCTGGCCCTGCTTTCGCGGCTGGCGGGCCTGCCTCTGCGTCAGGATCTGGCCGTCACCGGTTCGGTGAGCCAGTTGGGCCAGGTCCAGGCCATCGGCGGCGTCAATCAAAAGATCGAAGGCTTTTTCCGCGTCTGCCAGGCCCAGGGCCTCAGCGGCAGCCAGGGCGTGGTCATCCCGGCGGCCAACCTGAAAAACCTCATGCTGCATCCCGACGTGGTGGCGGCGGCGGACGAGGGCCGTTTCCACGTTTTCGCCGTCGAGACGGTGGATCAGGCCCTGGAGCTGTTCACGGGCAAACCCGCCGGCAGCCCCGGCAAGACGGGCAAATACCCGCGTGGATCGGTGAATTACCTGGTGCGCAAGGAGTTGGAGCGTCTGCTGGCCCTGGCCCGCCTGTTGGGCAAGGACGACGATGCCGGCAAGAAGGCCGAATGA
- a CDS encoding response regulator has translation MMNILLVEPDRAVAWLLREELEDAGFDVRVCQSLSQAAQAMRREAVDVLLSDADCLGVCQPRELDEMAGGRVCDFVLLGPRDVMPREGRPAMVRKSADLGPLKNILFGYAAKRGWLNS, from the coding sequence ATGATGAATATTTTGCTGGTGGAGCCGGACCGGGCCGTGGCCTGGCTGCTCCGCGAGGAACTTGAGGACGCCGGCTTTGACGTGCGCGTCTGCCAGAGCCTGAGCCAGGCCGCCCAGGCCATGCGCCGCGAGGCGGTGGACGTGCTGCTCAGCGACGCCGACTGCCTGGGCGTATGCCAGCCGCGCGAGTTGGACGAGATGGCCGGCGGCCGCGTTTGCGATTTCGTGTTGCTGGGCCCGCGCGACGTCATGCCCAGGGAAGGCCGCCCGGCCATGGTGCGCAAGTCCGCCGATCTGGGCCCGCTCAAGAACATCCTTTTCGGCTACGCCGCCAAGCGCGGTTGGTTGAACTCCTGA
- a CDS encoding aconitate hydratase, with amino-acid sequence MAKTLARKIIEEHLVEGRCQPGEEIGLRIDQTLTQDATGTLAALEFEALGLERVRTEVSVSYVDHNILQSDFKNPDDHRFLRSIAARYGLWFSPPGNGICHQLHMLNFGRPGATLLGSDSHTPHGGGLGMLAMGAGGLDVAAAMAGQPFFLTYPKVLGVRLSGKLSPWVGAKDVILELLRRLSVKGGLGYVVEYHGPGVTGLSVLQRAAITNMGAELGATSSVFPSDEKTKAFLTAQGRADAWREMSADDGAVYDKLEEIDLAALEPLAACPSSPDAVRPVRELAEVAVEQVIVGSCGGGSYEDLMTIAMALKGKALAPGLNLSVNPGSRQALAQVTANGALLDMLEAGVRLHQAGCLGCIGMSQAPATGAASVRTFPRNFPGRSGTKDDRVYLTGPEVAAATALAGHLADPRQVFGPQEPIPPAPAVRPEALVAPPADGAGVAIVRGPNIAPFPQLPPLADDLVCTVALKVGDNITTDHIMPAGSKILPLRSNVPAISQFVFNAVDPDFPAKAQACAPAAVVGGDNYGQGSSREHAALAPRYLGVQVKLAKSFARIHKANLINFGVLPLVFADPADYDRLDEGQRIELRGVKRALLEGAENLTALVDGQPVELRLEASPRDRQILAAGGRLNHIKNAL; translated from the coding sequence ATGGCCAAAACCCTGGCGCGCAAAATCATCGAAGAACACTTGGTGGAGGGCCGCTGCCAGCCCGGCGAGGAGATCGGCCTGCGCATCGACCAGACCCTGACCCAGGACGCCACCGGCACCCTGGCCGCCCTGGAGTTCGAGGCCCTGGGCCTGGAGCGCGTGCGCACCGAGGTCTCGGTGTCCTACGTCGATCACAACATCTTGCAGTCCGACTTCAAAAACCCCGACGACCACCGCTTTTTGCGCTCCATCGCCGCGCGCTACGGCCTGTGGTTCTCGCCGCCGGGCAACGGCATCTGTCACCAGCTGCACATGCTCAATTTCGGCCGGCCCGGCGCCACTCTCCTGGGCTCCGACTCCCACACGCCCCACGGCGGCGGCCTGGGCATGCTGGCCATGGGCGCGGGAGGCCTGGACGTGGCCGCGGCCATGGCTGGCCAGCCGTTTTTCCTCACCTACCCCAAGGTCTTGGGCGTGCGCCTGAGCGGTAAACTGTCGCCGTGGGTGGGGGCCAAGGACGTGATTTTGGAGCTGCTGCGCCGGCTGTCGGTCAAGGGCGGGCTGGGCTATGTCGTCGAATACCACGGCCCCGGCGTGACGGGGCTTAGCGTATTGCAGCGGGCGGCCATCACCAACATGGGCGCGGAGTTGGGCGCGACCAGCAGCGTCTTCCCCAGCGACGAAAAGACCAAGGCCTTCCTGACCGCCCAGGGCCGGGCCGACGCCTGGCGCGAGATGAGCGCCGACGACGGCGCGGTCTACGACAAGCTCGAGGAGATCGACCTGGCCGCCCTGGAGCCCTTGGCCGCCTGCCCCTCCAGCCCCGACGCCGTGCGCCCCGTGCGCGAGTTGGCCGAGGTGGCCGTCGAGCAGGTCATTGTCGGCTCGTGCGGCGGTGGCAGCTACGAAGACCTGATGACCATCGCCATGGCCCTCAAGGGCAAGGCCCTGGCCCCCGGCCTGAACCTGTCGGTCAACCCCGGTTCGCGCCAGGCCCTGGCCCAGGTCACGGCCAACGGCGCGCTGTTGGACATGCTCGAGGCCGGCGTGCGCCTGCATCAGGCCGGCTGCCTGGGCTGCATCGGCATGAGCCAGGCCCCGGCCACTGGCGCGGCCAGCGTGCGAACCTTCCCGCGCAACTTCCCCGGCCGCTCGGGCACCAAGGACGACCGCGTCTATCTGACCGGCCCCGAAGTGGCCGCGGCCACGGCCCTGGCCGGTCACCTTGCCGATCCGCGCCAGGTCTTCGGCCCCCAGGAGCCGATCCCCCCCGCGCCGGCCGTGCGGCCCGAGGCCCTGGTCGCCCCGCCGGCCGACGGCGCGGGCGTCGCGATCGTCCGCGGGCCCAACATCGCGCCCTTTCCCCAGTTGCCACCGCTGGCCGACGACCTGGTCTGCACCGTGGCCCTGAAGGTCGGCGACAACATCACCACCGACCACATCATGCCCGCCGGCAGCAAAATCCTGCCCCTGCGCTCCAACGTGCCGGCCATCAGCCAGTTCGTGTTCAATGCCGTCGACCCCGACTTCCCGGCCAAGGCCCAGGCCTGCGCGCCGGCGGCGGTGGTGGGCGGCGACAACTACGGCCAGGGCTCTTCCCGCGAGCACGCCGCCCTAGCCCCGCGTTACCTGGGCGTGCAGGTCAAACTGGCCAAGAGCTTCGCCCGCATCCACAAGGCCAATTTGATCAACTTTGGCGTGCTGCCCCTGGTTTTCGCCGATCCGGCCGACTATGACAGGCTAGACGAAGGCCAGCGCATCGAGCTGCGGGGCGTCAAGCGGGCCCTGCTGGAGGGCGCTGAAAACCTCACCGCCCTGGTCGACGGCCAGCCCGTGGAGCTTCGCCTGGAGGCCTCGCCCCGCGATCGCCAGATCCTGGCCGCCGGCGGCCGACTCAATCACATCAAAAACGCCCTCTAA
- a CDS encoding glycosyltransferase family 2 protein produces the protein MSQRPLLSLCMIAKNERLWLPRSLASAASWVDEIIVVDTGSSDETRDLARQHGAKVFEHPWQGDFALARNQSMDHASGRWLLILDADELVSADSGPRLRPALRAADGDCLLVRIEHLALDGSASWQLTPRLVRADSGLRFVGRIHEALAGGGRALAAPLTLIHHGFAQSPQITAQKARRNLELIQRWVDEAPADFSARAYLAQSLMAGAGDANQTLAAARQALAVGQAGGVAKEQLTRAYHPLMMALTTLGRLDELIETANQCLTLLPDYPDPLYSLCWAFFQMKRWSSVCRHGRRFMESQDRWRAMPQAYPFPHNLSAGRAPEVLAHWCVAAARLGRHGEATEVLGRLLGEERAEAMARWLFGRLAEDDPAGAGPVLMRLATRARPEWRWLTP, from the coding sequence ATGAGCCAGCGTCCGTTGTTGTCTTTGTGCATGATCGCCAAAAACGAGCGTCTCTGGCTGCCGCGCAGCCTGGCCAGCGCCGCGTCGTGGGTCGACGAGATCATCGTCGTCGACACCGGCTCCAGCGACGAAACGCGTGATCTGGCCCGCCAGCACGGGGCCAAGGTCTTCGAGCACCCCTGGCAAGGCGATTTCGCCCTGGCGCGCAATCAATCCATGGATCACGCCAGCGGCCGCTGGCTGTTGATCCTCGACGCCGACGAGCTTGTCAGCGCCGACTCGGGGCCGCGCTTGCGGCCGGCGCTGCGGGCGGCCGACGGCGATTGCCTGTTGGTTCGCATCGAGCACCTGGCCCTGGATGGCTCGGCCAGTTGGCAACTGACGCCGCGCCTGGTGCGGGCCGACAGCGGGCTGCGCTTTGTCGGCCGCATCCACGAGGCGCTGGCCGGCGGCGGCAGGGCGCTGGCCGCGCCGCTGACGCTCATCCATCACGGCTTTGCCCAATCGCCACAGATCACCGCGCAAAAGGCTAGGCGCAACCTGGAGCTGATCCAGCGCTGGGTGGATGAAGCGCCCGCCGATTTTTCGGCGCGCGCCTATCTGGCCCAGTCCCTGATGGCCGGGGCCGGCGACGCCAACCAGACCCTGGCCGCCGCTCGCCAAGCCTTGGCCGTCGGCCAGGCCGGCGGCGTGGCCAAGGAGCAGTTGACCAGGGCCTATCATCCGCTGATGATGGCCCTGACCACGCTGGGCCGCCTGGACGAGCTGATCGAGACGGCCAATCAGTGCCTGACGCTCTTGCCCGATTATCCCGATCCGCTCTACAGCCTGTGCTGGGCCTTTTTTCAGATGAAACGTTGGTCGTCGGTCTGCCGTCACGGCCGGCGCTTCATGGAAAGCCAGGACCGCTGGCGGGCCATGCCCCAGGCCTATCCCTTCCCGCACAACCTTTCGGCCGGGCGCGCGCCCGAGGTTTTGGCACATTGGTGCGTGGCCGCGGCCCGTCTGGGCCGACATGGCGAGGCGACGGAGGTTTTGGGCCGGCTGCTGGGCGAGGAGCGGGCCGAGGCCATGGCGCGTTGGCTCTTTGGCCGGCTGGCCGAGGATGATCCAGCCGGCGCGGGCCCGGTGCTGATGCGCTTGGCGACGCGGGCCCGGCCGGAGTGGCGTTGGTTGACGCCTTAG
- the mqnE gene encoding aminofutalosine synthase MqnE, producing the protein MQSSAAKLSHHDSHFDLAQPLPPLEIDLGLLDDRALITVGRKLAQGQRLDLEDGLRLMTSRDLSGLGHLAHQARLAKNGLRAYYVRNRHINYSNVCANGCAFCAFWREPGQKGAQTMTPAQAAALAAQNPDMPLEELHVVGACNPGLDFSYYPDLLRALGQARPQAALKAFTAVEIDHMAQVAGLDVCQVLDILRQAGLKAMPGGGAEVFAPRVRRALCPSKPSGARWLEVSGLAHQMGLQTNATMLYGHIETAQERVEHLLALREQQDKTGGFSAFIPLAFHPANTKLAHLAPTTALDDLRVIATSRLMLDNFPHIKAYWVMLSPKLAQVALGYGADDLDGTIVEERITHEAGANTAVGLTEAELRQMIEAAGCAPVRRDAFYNAVED; encoded by the coding sequence ATGCAATCCAGCGCCGCCAAACTTTCGCATCATGACAGCCACTTCGACCTGGCCCAGCCCCTGCCGCCCCTGGAGATCGACCTGGGCCTGCTCGACGACCGGGCCCTGATCACCGTCGGCCGCAAGCTGGCCCAGGGCCAGCGCCTGGACCTGGAAGACGGCCTGCGCCTGATGACCAGCCGCGACCTCAGCGGCCTGGGCCATCTGGCCCATCAGGCCCGCCTGGCCAAAAACGGGCTCAGGGCCTATTACGTGCGCAATCGCCACATCAATTACTCCAATGTCTGCGCCAATGGCTGCGCCTTCTGCGCCTTCTGGCGCGAGCCGGGCCAAAAGGGGGCACAGACCATGACCCCGGCCCAGGCCGCCGCCCTGGCCGCGCAAAACCCCGACATGCCCCTGGAAGAGCTGCACGTAGTGGGGGCCTGCAATCCGGGGCTGGATTTTTCGTATTATCCCGATCTGTTGCGCGCCCTGGGCCAGGCGCGGCCCCAGGCGGCGCTAAAGGCCTTCACCGCCGTGGAGATCGACCACATGGCCCAGGTCGCCGGACTCGATGTTTGCCAAGTGCTGGATATATTGCGGCAAGCCGGCCTCAAGGCCATGCCCGGCGGCGGGGCCGAGGTCTTCGCGCCACGGGTGCGCCGGGCCCTGTGCCCCAGCAAGCCCAGCGGCGCGCGCTGGCTGGAGGTCTCGGGCCTGGCCCACCAGATGGGCCTGCAAACCAACGCCACCATGCTCTACGGCCACATCGAAACGGCCCAGGAGCGGGTGGAGCACCTCTTGGCCCTGCGCGAACAGCAAGACAAGACCGGCGGCTTTTCGGCCTTCATCCCCCTGGCCTTCCATCCGGCCAACACCAAGCTGGCCCACCTGGCCCCCACCACGGCCCTGGATGACCTGCGCGTCATCGCCACCAGCCGCTTGATGCTCGATAACTTCCCGCACATCAAGGCATATTGGGTCATGCTCAGCCCCAAGCTGGCCCAGGTGGCCCTGGGCTACGGGGCCGACGACCTGGACGGCACCATCGTCGAGGAGCGCATCACCCACGAGGCCGGGGCCAATACCGCCGTGGGCCTGACCGAGGCCGAACTGCGCCAGATGATCGAGGCCGCCGGCTGCGCGCCCGTGCGCCGCGACGCTTTCTACAACGCCGTGGAGGACTGA
- a CDS encoding radical SAM protein has product MAQAQSRLSLLDQALEAAASGARLSDDQALALLLEAPPHELAVLAHRARLAKNPAMIVTYAVDRNINTTNVCLSGCRFCAFFRPPGAPGGYVLSPEEIDRKIAETIALGGTQILVQGGLHPEIGVEETCRQIRRIKKNFNIHVHGLSPPEVVHMAAVDGMDIDQALDRLIAAGLGSIPGGGAEILVDSVRRRIAPGKCSGRQWLEVMARAHAKGLFTTATMMFGSLDGPAERIGHMALLRALQDQSLARGRGCFTAFIPWTFQPANTALAHLTPLTAVDYLRTLAVSRLYLDNFAHVQASWVTQGAKIAQLALLHGADDLGSTMIEENVVAAAGACFRLDRAEMIRLADDLGYQARQRDTLYRLL; this is encoded by the coding sequence GTGGCCCAAGCTCAAAGCAGACTCTCCCTGCTCGACCAGGCCCTGGAGGCGGCCGCCAGCGGCGCGCGCCTGAGCGACGATCAGGCCCTGGCCCTGTTGCTGGAGGCGCCGCCGCACGAACTGGCCGTGCTGGCCCACCGGGCGCGCCTGGCCAAAAATCCGGCGATGATCGTGACATACGCCGTCGATCGCAACATCAACACCACCAATGTCTGCCTCAGCGGCTGCCGCTTCTGCGCCTTTTTCCGGCCGCCGGGCGCGCCGGGCGGCTACGTGCTGAGCCCCGAGGAGATCGACCGCAAGATCGCCGAGACCATCGCCCTGGGCGGCACGCAGATTCTGGTGCAGGGCGGCCTGCACCCGGAAATCGGCGTGGAGGAGACCTGTCGCCAGATCCGGCGGATCAAGAAAAACTTCAACATACATGTCCATGGCTTATCGCCGCCGGAGGTCGTGCACATGGCCGCCGTCGACGGCATGGACATCGACCAGGCCCTGGACCGACTGATCGCCGCCGGCCTGGGCTCGATCCCCGGCGGCGGGGCCGAGATCCTCGTCGATAGCGTGCGGCGACGCATCGCGCCGGGCAAATGCAGCGGCCGCCAATGGCTGGAAGTCATGGCCCGGGCCCACGCCAAGGGCCTGTTCACCACGGCCACGATGATGTTTGGCAGCCTGGACGGCCCGGCCGAGCGCATCGGCCACATGGCCCTGCTGCGCGCCCTGCAAGACCAGAGCCTGGCCCGGGGACGCGGCTGTTTCACGGCCTTCATCCCCTGGACTTTTCAGCCGGCCAACACGGCCCTGGCCCACCTCACGCCGCTGACGGCGGTGGATTATCTGCGCACGCTGGCCGTCAGCCGGCTTTATCTGGATAATTTCGCCCACGTCCAGGCCAGTTGGGTCACCCAGGGGGCCAAGATCGCCCAGTTGGCCCTGCTGCACGGGGCCGACGATCTGGGCTCGACGATGATCGAGGAAAACGTGGTGGCGGCGGCCGGGGCTTGTTTTCGCCTGGACCGCGCGGAAATGATCCGCCTGGCCGACGACTTGGGCTACCAGGCCCGCCAGCGCGACACCCTCTACCGCCTGCTGTGA
- a CDS encoding amidohydrolase family protein — protein MRETRSQAFTARWLWPGPGRPRENWQVTLRDGRVSAVGPRRLGQPAQDLGEGLLLPGLVNAHCHLELAGLAGLLPPDGDFVGWVQRLVRLRPSQDPAQAARQTADAASRMARCGVALVADITNTGLARQALFAAGLHAISLFEALGPSNCQPPPPQLTWQDGRLAAQGVAAHAPYSVPGPRIAALKALAGGQAFSIHMAESIAEMELFAGDGPQGRRLAEFLFGRGADVAGLGLLARRPLAHLRALGVLDRRTLLVHGAQLSPDEAHELAADGPSLCLCPRSNLGLTRTMAPAPLLLAAGVNLCLGTDSPASTPDLNLWNEMKALAEHYPGLAPDAILEMATGGGARALGLDQRFGRLAEGMHAPLCFVPLDSRPELKHVLEAVVLAAGPAAARAIGNEKIS, from the coding sequence GTGCGCGAGACGCGAAGCCAAGCCTTCACCGCCCGCTGGCTGTGGCCGGGGCCGGGGCGCCCGCGTGAAAACTGGCAAGTCACCCTGCGCGACGGCCGGGTGAGCGCCGTGGGCCCGCGTCGCCTCGGCCAGCCGGCCCAAGACCTGGGCGAGGGCCTGCTGCTGCCCGGCCTGGTCAACGCCCACTGTCACCTGGAGTTGGCCGGTCTGGCCGGTCTGTTGCCGCCCGACGGCGATTTCGTGGGCTGGGTCCAGCGCCTGGTGCGCCTGCGCCCCAGCCAGGATCCGGCCCAGGCCGCGCGGCAAACCGCCGACGCCGCCAGCCGGATGGCCCGTTGCGGCGTGGCCCTGGTGGCCGACATCACCAACACGGGCCTGGCCCGCCAGGCCCTTTTCGCGGCAGGTCTGCACGCCATCAGCCTGTTCGAGGCCTTGGGGCCCAGCAACTGCCAGCCGCCGCCGCCCCAACTCACCTGGCAAGACGGCCGGCTGGCGGCCCAGGGCGTGGCCGCCCACGCACCCTACTCAGTGCCGGGGCCGCGCATCGCCGCGCTCAAGGCCCTGGCCGGTGGGCAGGCATTCAGCATTCATATGGCTGAATCAATTGCCGAAATGGAACTTTTTGCCGGCGATGGCCCGCAAGGCCGCCGCCTGGCCGAATTTTTGTTTGGCCGCGGGGCCGACGTGGCCGGGCTGGGTCTGCTGGCCCGGCGACCGCTGGCCCACCTGCGGGCCCTGGGCGTGCTCGATCGCCGCACGCTCTTGGTCCATGGCGCGCAGCTATCGCCCGACGAGGCCCACGAGTTGGCCGCCGACGGTCCGTCGCTGTGCCTGTGCCCGCGCTCCAACCTGGGCCTGACCAGGACCATGGCCCCCGCGCCGCTACTGTTGGCCGCCGGGGTCAACCTGTGCCTGGGCACCGATTCGCCGGCCTCCACGCCAGACCTTAATTTGTGGAACGAAATGAAAGCCTTGGCCGAGCATTACCCCGGCTTGGCCCCGGACGCGATCCTGGAGATGGCCACCGGCGGGGGGGCCAGGGCCTTGGGCCTGGATCAGCGCTTCGGCCGGCTGGCCGAGGGCATGCACGCGCCGCTCTGCTTCGTGCCGCTGGATAGCCGGCCAGAGTTAAAGCACGTGCTCGAAGCTGTCGTGCTGGCGGCCGGCCCGGCGGCGGCCAGGGCCATCGGCAACGAAAAAATCAGCTAA
- the lpdA gene encoding dihydrolipoyl dehydrogenase yields the protein MKSRVAVIGAGPGGYMAAIRAAQLGAAVTVIEAEAVGGVCLNWGCIPTKALRATAQALETARRLAEFGVTGGGDCAVDLPAAMARKDRIVADLVQAVERLLQSHGVDLLRGRARLTGPGRLAVEAEGGAGVVDYDRLIIASGSRPLDLPGLARDGQSVLDANDALALGQVPASLAVVGGGVVGCEFAFIYSALGAKVTIIEASDRLLPLPSIDGDGAKVLLRECKKRGVAVKLGAMVQGAEAGPEGLVLRLTPSTLAERPIRGPETLVAEKAIVAVGRRPCAADLGLERVGVELDQRGAVAVGPTLATSAPNIWAIGDCLGTGRPMLAHMAGAEGRAAAANALGAALRPDYDVVPAVVFTSPELASVGLSAEQAMQQGLEVNAQTFQMRQLGKSQAMGQIAGHVKLLCAKKDGRLLGAHIVGPHAGDLIHECALALRLGATAADLAHAIHAHPTLAEGVQEAAEMVLGQCLHAPPVRG from the coding sequence TTGAAGAGCAGAGTGGCGGTGATCGGCGCGGGGCCCGGCGGCTACATGGCGGCCATCCGGGCGGCCCAGCTGGGAGCGGCGGTGACGGTGATCGAGGCCGAGGCGGTGGGCGGGGTCTGCCTGAACTGGGGCTGCATCCCCACCAAGGCCCTGCGGGCCACGGCCCAGGCCTTGGAGACGGCGCGGCGTCTGGCCGAATTTGGCGTGACGGGTGGCGGCGATTGCGCCGTGGACCTGCCGGCGGCCATGGCCCGCAAGGACCGGATAGTGGCCGACTTGGTCCAAGCGGTGGAGCGGCTTTTGCAAAGCCACGGCGTGGATCTGCTGCGCGGTCGGGCCCGTTTGACCGGGCCGGGCCGCCTGGCGGTGGAGGCCGAGGGCGGCGCTGGCGTGGTTGATTACGACCGGTTGATCATCGCCAGCGGCTCGCGGCCGCTGGACTTGCCTGGCCTGGCCCGTGATGGTCAAAGCGTCCTCGACGCCAACGACGCCCTGGCCCTGGGCCAGGTTCCGGCCTCTCTGGCCGTGGTGGGCGGCGGGGTTGTCGGCTGTGAGTTCGCCTTTATTTACAGCGCCTTGGGCGCGAAAGTGACCATCATCGAGGCCAGCGACCGGCTGCTGCCCCTGCCAAGCATCGATGGCGATGGCGCCAAGGTCTTGCTGCGCGAGTGCAAAAAACGCGGCGTGGCCGTCAAGTTGGGGGCCATGGTCCAGGGCGCGGAAGCGGGCCCCGAGGGCCTCGTCCTGCGTCTGACGCCCTCGACCCTGGCCGAGCGGCCCATCCGTGGCCCGGAGACGCTGGTGGCCGAAAAGGCCATCGTGGCCGTGGGCCGGCGGCCGTGCGCCGCCGACCTGGGCCTGGAGCGGGTCGGCGTGGAGTTGGACCAGCGCGGCGCGGTGGCTGTCGGGCCGACCTTGGCCACCAGCGCGCCAAACATCTGGGCCATCGGCGATTGCCTGGGGACGGGCAGGCCCATGCTGGCCCACATGGCCGGCGCCGAGGGCCGGGCGGCGGCGGCCAATGCCCTGGGCGCGGCGCTACGGCCGGATTACGACGTCGTGCCGGCGGTGGTGTTCACCAGCCCCGAGCTGGCCTCGGTGGGCCTGAGCGCCGAGCAGGCCATGCAACAGGGCCTTGAAGTGAATGCTCAAACTTTCCAGATGCGCCAGTTGGGCAAGAGCCAGGCCATGGGCCAGATCGCCGGGCATGTGAAATTGCTGTGCGCCAAAAAAGACGGTCGGCTGCTGGGCGCGCACATCGTCGGCCCCCACGCCGGCGATCTGATCCACGAATGCGCCTTGGCTCTGCGCCTGGGGGCCACGGCCGCCGACCTGGCCCACGCCATCCATGCCCACCCCACCCTGGCCGAGGGCGTGCAGGAGGCGGCCGAGATGGTTTTGGGCCAATGCCTGCACGCGCCGCCGGTCAGGGGCTGA